One segment of Chitinivorax sp. B DNA contains the following:
- a CDS encoding AAA family ATPase, with protein sequence MNTVLRQHAEQQFAEELAELAKQDRHPRPPKWQLSPWAVKTYLLGGKLENGFEVSPKYIGSGRLIEIAVATLATDRALLLYGVPGTAKSWVSEHLAAAICGDSTLLIQGTAGTDESALRYGWNYARLLAEGPTPAALVESPMLKAMRDGKLARIEELTRVPAEVQDTLITLLSEKTLPVPELGMEVQANKGFNVIATANNRDKGVNEMSSALMRRFNTVILPTPDTFDEEVDIVTRRVAELGRALALPAEKPALEEVRRVVAIFRELRNGLTEDGKTKLKSPSGTLSTAEAISVIGHGMAVAGYYGDGVPRAADFAASLTGAIVKDPVQDKVVWLEYLKTIAKERDGWKDLYRACMEVV encoded by the coding sequence CTGAACACCGTGCTGCGTCAACACGCAGAGCAGCAATTCGCAGAAGAACTGGCCGAGTTGGCGAAACAGGATCGTCATCCGCGCCCACCCAAGTGGCAGCTATCCCCGTGGGCGGTGAAGACCTACCTGTTAGGTGGCAAGCTGGAAAACGGCTTCGAGGTCTCGCCCAAATACATCGGCAGTGGTCGGCTGATCGAAATTGCGGTGGCCACGCTGGCCACTGACCGAGCCTTACTGTTGTATGGAGTGCCCGGCACGGCCAAAAGCTGGGTATCCGAGCATTTGGCCGCAGCGATTTGCGGCGATTCCACCCTGTTGATCCAAGGCACGGCGGGCACCGATGAATCTGCCCTGCGATACGGCTGGAACTATGCCCGCCTGCTGGCAGAAGGCCCTACCCCAGCCGCATTGGTGGAAAGCCCGATGCTGAAAGCCATGCGTGACGGAAAACTGGCACGCATCGAGGAATTGACCCGTGTCCCAGCCGAGGTACAAGACACGCTGATCACCTTGCTGTCGGAAAAAACCCTGCCCGTGCCTGAACTGGGTATGGAAGTACAAGCCAACAAGGGCTTCAACGTGATCGCCACGGCCAACAACCGTGACAAGGGCGTCAACGAGATGTCCAGCGCCTTGATGCGCCGCTTCAATACCGTCATCCTGCCCACGCCCGATACCTTTGACGAAGAAGTCGATATCGTCACCCGCCGTGTTGCAGAACTGGGTCGGGCTCTGGCCCTGCCTGCTGAAAAGCCCGCTTTGGAGGAAGTACGCCGTGTGGTCGCCATCTTCCGCGAACTGCGCAATGGCCTGACTGAAGACGGTAAGACCAAGCTCAAGTCGCCATCCGGCACACTCTCCACGGCCGAAGCGATTTCGGTGATTGGCCATGGCATGGCCGTTGCTGGCTATTACGGCGATGGTGTCCCCCGTGCCGCAGACTTTGCGGCCAGCCTGACCGGGGCAATCGTCAAAGACCCGGTACAAGACAAGGTAGTCTGGCTGGAATACCTGAAAACCATCGCTAAAGAACGTGACGGCTGGAAGGATTTGTATCGCGCATGTATGGAGGTGGTGTGA
- a CDS encoding DUF5682 family protein yields MTVHYFGIRHHGPGCARALEAALDALQPDIVLMEGPPEADTLISLATDPAMKPPVALLIYPQESPNLGVFYPFATFSPEWRAIQHAVGRSVPLWFIDLPPTHGFAEEMAKSVNTETDKAGEQPHEESIAASIDNDRQVSHDTELHDWRMDPIGELSRAAGYADEEQWWEVQVEQRRDATDLFAGIQEAMTALRKAAPAPNLREARREAHMRSRIREAQKIGYANIAVVCGAWHVPALAGRATAKDDNALLKGLPRTKTAATWVPWSDDRLASESGYGAGVTSPGWYRHLWHSPDRAVLRWITTAARLMRQQGLDASSASVIESIRLAEALAAMRDLPMPGLAETREAMEAVLCHGDPAPLALIRRELEIGHHIGAVPPSAAAAPLQRDLEVEQKRLRLKPTSESKTIDLDLREDGGRARSRLLHRLTILGVKWGEQQRDSNRTGTFRESWTLRWQPELAVDLISASRYGNTIEEAASHKLCEQARNEATLPALTAMLDWAVLARLPVAISVLLGCVQNQAALAADLAHLMDALPPLARVARYGDVRGTHSTSIEPIIIGLVDRITVGLQPAASGIDEHAAIALLDQIDAVQGALDLLEMAGLRDDWFDTLQRLVTQDGVAPTARGFALRLLFDRQRITEAELAQRARLALSPTLPPADATGWLSGLLRGSGLLLLQHTELWLALDGWLRSLPHDVFIERLPLLRRAFADFTPAERRQMGDKVRHLGQSGSAPVATTLPVDETRAARVLPVLQTILGPSAAQMTETE; encoded by the coding sequence ATGACCGTGCACTACTTCGGCATCCGCCACCATGGACCAGGTTGTGCCCGTGCCCTGGAGGCCGCGCTGGATGCCCTGCAACCAGATATCGTATTGATGGAGGGCCCACCGGAAGCGGATACGCTGATCTCCTTGGCAACCGACCCCGCCATGAAACCGCCGGTAGCATTGTTGATCTACCCACAGGAATCGCCCAACCTGGGTGTGTTCTACCCATTCGCCACATTTTCGCCGGAGTGGCGGGCGATTCAGCATGCAGTCGGGCGGTCAGTACCCTTGTGGTTCATTGATCTGCCACCCACTCATGGCTTTGCCGAAGAGATGGCCAAATCTGTCAATACAGAAACGGATAAGGCGGGCGAACAGCCCCACGAAGAAAGCATAGCCGCCAGCATCGATAACGACCGCCAGGTCAGCCACGATACCGAGCTTCATGATTGGCGCATGGACCCAATAGGCGAATTATCGCGCGCAGCGGGTTACGCTGACGAAGAACAGTGGTGGGAAGTACAGGTAGAACAACGCCGCGATGCCACTGATCTGTTCGCCGGCATTCAGGAGGCCATGACTGCCCTGCGCAAAGCGGCCCCAGCCCCCAATCTACGGGAAGCTCGTCGTGAAGCTCACATGCGCAGTCGTATTCGTGAAGCGCAAAAGATCGGCTATGCCAACATTGCGGTGGTCTGTGGCGCTTGGCATGTCCCTGCTTTGGCTGGCCGTGCCACAGCGAAGGATGACAATGCCTTGCTGAAAGGTCTACCCAGGACCAAAACTGCCGCCACCTGGGTACCGTGGAGTGACGACCGGCTGGCCAGTGAAAGCGGCTATGGTGCTGGCGTGACGTCACCCGGTTGGTATCGCCACCTGTGGCACAGCCCAGACCGCGCCGTGTTGCGCTGGATCACCACCGCCGCCCGCCTGATGCGGCAGCAGGGGTTGGATGCCTCGTCTGCCAGCGTGATTGAATCGATCCGACTGGCAGAAGCCCTGGCCGCCATGCGTGATTTGCCGATGCCCGGTTTGGCGGAAACCCGCGAAGCCATGGAGGCCGTACTGTGCCACGGCGACCCGGCACCGTTGGCATTGATCCGGCGCGAACTGGAGATAGGTCACCACATCGGTGCCGTACCACCCAGTGCTGCGGCAGCACCCTTGCAACGCGATCTGGAGGTCGAACAGAAGCGGTTGCGGCTGAAGCCAACCAGCGAATCCAAAACAATCGATCTCGACCTGCGCGAAGACGGTGGCCGTGCCCGCAGCCGCCTGCTACATCGGTTGACCATACTGGGTGTCAAATGGGGCGAACAGCAGCGGGACAGCAACCGTACCGGTACTTTTCGCGAAAGCTGGACTCTACGCTGGCAGCCGGAGCTGGCTGTCGACCTGATCAGCGCCAGTCGTTATGGGAATACCATTGAAGAAGCGGCCAGCCACAAACTGTGTGAGCAAGCCCGCAACGAGGCCACGTTACCAGCGCTGACTGCCATGCTGGATTGGGCCGTGCTGGCCCGTCTACCCGTCGCCATCAGTGTATTGCTGGGCTGTGTGCAGAACCAGGCCGCACTGGCAGCGGATTTGGCCCACTTGATGGACGCACTGCCACCCTTGGCCCGTGTCGCCCGCTATGGCGACGTGCGGGGTACCCACAGTACCAGTATCGAGCCGATCATCATCGGGTTGGTGGACCGCATCACAGTGGGCCTGCAACCTGCTGCCAGCGGCATCGACGAACACGCTGCCATTGCGCTGCTGGATCAGATCGATGCGGTACAAGGCGCACTTGATCTGCTGGAAATGGCCGGATTGCGTGATGATTGGTTCGATACCCTGCAACGCTTGGTGACTCAGGATGGTGTCGCCCCAACGGCACGTGGGTTTGCACTACGTTTGCTGTTTGATCGGCAACGCATCACGGAAGCCGAGCTGGCGCAACGGGCCAGACTGGCGCTGTCGCCCACCTTGCCACCAGCCGATGCCACCGGCTGGTTATCCGGCCTGCTGCGAGGCAGTGGGTTGCTACTGCTGCAGCATACTGAGCTATGGCTGGCATTGGATGGCTGGTTGCGCTCACTGCCACACGACGTGTTCATTGAGCGCTTGCCGCTATTGCGCCGTGCCTTTGCCGACTTTACCCCTGCAGAACGGCGCCAGATGGGGGATAAGGTTCGCCATCTGGGCCAGAGCGGCTCGGCACCGGTGGCAACCACATTGCCTGTCGACGAAACCCGTGCAGCACGCGTGTTGCCCGTGTTGCAAACCATACTGGGCCCGTCTGCGGCTCAGATGACTGAAACCGAATGA
- a CDS encoding DUF4241 domain-containing protein, whose amino-acid sequence MTLLPIHDDRWKALVNDIAEWHFADGQVLRYRLFTVNCGELWLKSGRLIACDPFATLQPRDNPEVAVPPGVYPVVATVADTSDELDGSQPREAYLSVILSDKPAVGWRFLSPIPPGMALPELGDHEFIGLSVDENTVAFADADAIERLMPNPDEIDWEFELFDSGEDDAWQARLNDPAELREGLVNIALPNAQDSENIILSYAGWGDGSYAVVGTYADDGTLTGVHIDLAVLPLAPLPEWD is encoded by the coding sequence ATGACACTCCTCCCCATCCACGACGACCGCTGGAAGGCACTGGTCAACGATATCGCCGAGTGGCACTTTGCAGATGGCCAAGTACTGCGCTATCGGCTGTTTACCGTCAATTGTGGCGAGCTGTGGTTGAAAAGCGGCCGGCTGATTGCCTGCGACCCGTTCGCCACACTACAGCCCCGCGACAACCCAGAAGTGGCTGTACCACCGGGGGTATACCCCGTCGTTGCCACCGTGGCGGATACCAGTGATGAACTGGATGGCTCACAACCGCGTGAGGCATATCTGTCGGTGATCCTGTCCGACAAACCTGCGGTAGGCTGGCGCTTTCTGTCGCCGATTCCACCAGGAATGGCGTTGCCGGAACTTGGCGACCATGAATTCATTGGCTTGTCAGTTGATGAAAACACCGTCGCCTTCGCCGATGCCGATGCCATTGAACGCCTGATGCCCAACCCAGATGAGATCGACTGGGAGTTCGAACTGTTCGACAGTGGCGAGGATGACGCCTGGCAAGCCCGCCTGAATGACCCAGCCGAGCTGCGTGAAGGTTTGGTCAACATCGCCTTACCCAACGCCCAAGACAGTGAAAACATCATTCTCAGCTATGCGGGCTGGGGCGATGGCAGCTATGCAGTTGTGGGCACTTATGCCGACGATGGCACGCTGACCGGCGTACACATCGATTTGGCGGTGTTGCCACTGGCCCCGTTACCAGAATGGGACTGA
- a CDS encoding SWIM zinc finger family protein has product MNLSEQQVLALAPDSGSAKNGKKLGQAAHWGNLGQSSRSLWGECQGSGSKPYQVRVDLADFASKCSCPSFKFPCKHALGLLVLTANQPDLIVPQDEPDWVTEWLDKRGQKATEKETKAKAKAAKATEAAHDPAQQKRAEQREKRVQDGLDACQLWLEDLIRNGMARLANEGMGIWEQQSARLVDAQASGLAARLRPIGELVGAHEDWPNQVLGRLGKLALAMRAYQRLDQLPPALQQDIRQLIGFTVREDEVLATGTVQHDRWQVMGQWVDEGDRVRVQRTWLIGEGSRRYALILQFSPGTHVPFGATWVPGTAFEGELAFWPSAYPIRAMLKGSPSPLPAFPALSHAEPIAALLDRIGHALAANPWLERLPAVISGAVPVQGPQGWQVVDAAGDALPLAGQAHWPWLALTGGVPHDVAVEWMGDVILPLGVMANGRYYPLTGDANA; this is encoded by the coding sequence ATGAACCTTTCGGAACAGCAGGTGTTGGCGCTGGCGCCAGATAGCGGCTCGGCCAAAAATGGCAAAAAGCTGGGGCAGGCAGCACATTGGGGCAATTTGGGGCAAAGCAGCCGCAGCCTGTGGGGCGAATGCCAGGGCAGTGGTTCGAAACCCTATCAGGTGCGGGTGGATCTGGCCGATTTTGCCAGCAAGTGCTCGTGCCCCAGTTTCAAATTCCCATGTAAACATGCATTGGGGTTGTTGGTGCTGACGGCCAATCAACCGGATTTGATCGTCCCTCAGGATGAACCCGATTGGGTAACGGAGTGGCTGGATAAGCGTGGGCAGAAGGCCACCGAGAAAGAAACCAAGGCAAAGGCCAAAGCCGCCAAGGCCACTGAAGCCGCCCATGACCCAGCCCAACAGAAACGTGCCGAGCAACGCGAAAAGCGGGTGCAGGATGGGCTGGATGCCTGCCAGCTGTGGCTGGAAGACTTAATACGCAATGGCATGGCACGGTTAGCCAACGAGGGAATGGGTATTTGGGAACAACAATCCGCCCGATTGGTGGATGCTCAGGCGAGTGGCTTGGCGGCACGATTGCGACCCATTGGCGAATTAGTCGGTGCACACGAGGATTGGCCAAACCAGGTGCTGGGTCGCTTGGGCAAATTGGCCCTGGCGATGCGTGCTTACCAACGATTGGACCAACTGCCACCTGCATTGCAACAAGACATACGACAGCTGATTGGCTTCACCGTGCGTGAAGATGAGGTACTGGCGACGGGCACCGTTCAACACGACCGCTGGCAGGTAATGGGTCAATGGGTGGATGAAGGCGACCGGGTACGGGTACAGCGAACGTGGTTGATTGGCGAAGGCAGCCGCCGATATGCGTTGATTCTGCAATTTTCACCAGGCACCCATGTGCCGTTCGGTGCCACTTGGGTGCCAGGCACCGCATTCGAGGGTGAACTGGCATTTTGGCCCAGCGCTTATCCGATTCGCGCCATGCTTAAAGGCAGCCCGTCACCGCTACCAGCCTTCCCAGCACTTTCGCATGCTGAACCGATTGCCGCCCTGCTGGATCGCATCGGCCATGCGCTGGCAGCGAACCCATGGCTGGAGCGACTGCCAGCCGTCATCTCAGGCGCCGTCCCCGTACAAGGGCCACAGGGCTGGCAGGTGGTGGATGCAGCCGGGGATGCCTTGCCACTGGCCGGCCAAGCACATTGGCCATGGTTAGCCCTGACAGGTGGCGTACCACATGATGTGGCAGTGGAATGGATGGGGGATGTCATTCTGCCCTTAGGTGTCATGGCCAATGGTCGCTATTACCCGCTGACAGGGGACGCAAATGCATAA
- a CDS encoding VWA domain-containing protein: protein MSTTLETDPQQRWCLILGEPANEPGARLPLDLQRMDDALAALYDAERSGGLGPSCPNIARWLGDIREYFPTTVVQVMQQDALTRLDLQRMLLEPELLESVEADVHLVANLMSLSRVMPAKTRDTARRVVRKVVEALEKRLKEPMRQAITGSLNRAERNHRPKLQEIDWHRTIRANLGNYLPDKKTVIAEKLIGHGRKRSALRDVVVCVDQSGSMASSLVYAGIFSSVMASLRAVRTRMVVFDTAVADLTADMQDPVDLLFGVQLGGGTDINLALGYCQQVIDKPEKSILVLITDLYEGGNQVEMLKRAAALKAAGVNMICLLALSDDGAPGYDHQNAARFAAMGIPTFACTPDHFPELMAAAIQKQDINLWAAKQGYVTSRGS from the coding sequence ATGTCTACCACGCTTGAAACTGATCCCCAACAACGCTGGTGCCTGATTCTGGGCGAGCCAGCAAACGAGCCTGGCGCGCGTCTGCCACTTGATCTGCAGCGTATGGATGATGCCCTGGCCGCCTTGTACGATGCAGAGCGCAGCGGTGGTCTTGGGCCATCCTGCCCGAACATCGCGCGTTGGTTGGGCGATATTCGCGAGTATTTCCCTACCACCGTCGTGCAGGTCATGCAACAGGACGCACTGACCCGGCTGGATCTGCAACGTATGTTGCTGGAGCCAGAACTGTTGGAAAGCGTGGAGGCCGACGTGCATCTGGTGGCCAACCTGATGTCGCTGTCTCGTGTCATGCCCGCCAAAACCCGCGATACCGCCCGTCGTGTGGTGCGGAAAGTGGTCGAAGCACTGGAAAAGCGTTTGAAGGAGCCCATGCGGCAGGCCATCACCGGCAGCCTTAACCGGGCCGAACGCAATCATCGCCCCAAATTGCAGGAGATCGATTGGCATCGCACCATCCGTGCCAATCTTGGGAATTATCTACCAGATAAAAAGACGGTGATCGCCGAAAAGCTGATCGGCCATGGGCGCAAGCGTTCTGCCCTGCGTGATGTGGTGGTGTGTGTGGACCAAAGCGGCTCAATGGCCAGTTCGTTGGTTTATGCTGGTATTTTCTCGTCCGTGATGGCCTCACTGCGCGCCGTTCGTACTCGCATGGTGGTATTCGACACCGCCGTAGCGGATTTGACAGCGGATATGCAGGACCCGGTTGACCTGCTATTTGGTGTGCAGTTGGGCGGTGGCACCGACATCAACCTGGCGTTGGGATATTGCCAGCAGGTGATCGACAAGCCCGAAAAATCGATTCTGGTACTGATTACCGACCTATACGAAGGCGGCAATCAGGTCGAGATGCTGAAGCGCGCAGCCGCATTGAAGGCAGCAGGGGTGAACATGATCTGCCTGCTGGCCTTATCCGACGATGGTGCGCCAGGTTATGACCACCAGAATGCCGCTCGCTTTGCAGCGATGGGTATCCCGACTTTTGCCTGCACGCCGGATCATTTCCCTGAATTGATGGCCGCTGCCATCCAAAAACAGGATATCAACCTGTGGGCGGCCAAGCAGGGGTATGTGACATCACGGGGTAGTTGA
- a CDS encoding DUF5691 domain-containing protein, which translates to MHNLTKLALVGTANSPLQANTLPAIDNALPAASREAQLLWQAGAHALYLQAGRLAQEGQHPPPAPADNLPTVSSGLFGMLTELLAGQWEELETWATQRLQQAGLRLPPSLLLRTLDITNPNRRTLWQPLFGQRGLWLAAQNPEWHWAIANTTQPADDSVLTSIWQEGTLTARRRALAEQRRRNPALARDWLEAVLPQEKADARLTLVDVLAQGTTADDIPLLERLMSDRSTGVRQFAVGLLCRQPTAALAQRWAERAQACLQWSDNLIIDPPQELPKDWERDGLLANPPAGEGKRAFWLRQLVALVPPSLWKSHTKQSPAYLIAALPAQEWGEAVLRGLADATARFADAEWADALLQADASLGRLLATDALNPLWHALPMTQRTAHCLARLQVGEVPLAALRAVPAPWPAAISQAVLAKLAISQYSLANPDDFTNPLTMLLLAILHGDDTTLPQLNDCAQQWLANLSQREGWAFWQPKRDVERYIALSQAKQHLIKETPL; encoded by the coding sequence ATGCATAACCTGACCAAACTGGCGCTGGTGGGTACCGCCAACAGCCCATTGCAAGCCAACACCCTGCCTGCCATTGACAATGCTTTGCCCGCTGCCAGTCGCGAAGCGCAGCTGCTTTGGCAAGCTGGCGCACACGCGCTATACCTGCAAGCTGGCCGCCTTGCTCAGGAAGGCCAACATCCGCCACCAGCACCAGCCGACAACTTGCCAACGGTATCTAGCGGCCTATTTGGCATGCTGACCGAATTGTTGGCCGGCCAATGGGAGGAGCTGGAAACCTGGGCCACCCAACGCTTGCAGCAAGCCGGCTTGCGCTTGCCACCCAGTTTGCTGTTGCGCACCTTGGATATTACCAATCCCAATCGCCGTACCTTATGGCAACCATTATTCGGGCAACGCGGGCTGTGGCTCGCTGCCCAGAACCCGGAATGGCACTGGGCCATTGCCAACACCACACAGCCAGCTGACGACAGCGTGTTGACCAGCATTTGGCAAGAGGGAACGTTGACAGCCCGCCGCCGCGCCCTGGCTGAACAACGCCGCCGTAATCCTGCCCTGGCCCGCGACTGGCTGGAAGCCGTATTACCACAAGAAAAGGCCGATGCCAGACTGACGCTAGTCGATGTATTGGCGCAAGGCACCACGGCAGATGATATTCCACTGCTGGAGCGGCTGATGAGCGACCGCAGTACAGGTGTGCGTCAATTCGCGGTGGGTCTGCTATGCCGACAGCCGACAGCCGCCTTGGCACAACGCTGGGCCGAGCGCGCCCAGGCATGCCTGCAGTGGTCTGACAACCTGATAATCGATCCGCCGCAAGAATTACCCAAGGATTGGGAACGGGATGGCCTATTGGCCAACCCACCTGCAGGCGAAGGCAAACGTGCCTTCTGGCTACGCCAACTGGTTGCCTTGGTGCCGCCATCACTGTGGAAAAGTCACACCAAGCAATCGCCCGCCTACCTGATTGCGGCCCTGCCGGCCCAAGAATGGGGTGAGGCGGTGTTGCGCGGGTTGGCTGATGCCACCGCCCGTTTTGCCGATGCCGAATGGGCCGATGCATTGCTGCAAGCGGATGCCAGCTTGGGTAGGTTACTGGCTACAGATGCGCTGAACCCGCTTTGGCATGCCCTGCCCATGACCCAACGCACGGCCCATTGCCTGGCCCGCCTGCAGGTAGGTGAAGTGCCATTGGCGGCACTACGGGCCGTGCCTGCCCCGTGGCCAGCAGCAATCAGCCAGGCTGTTTTGGCCAAATTGGCAATCAGCCAATACAGCCTTGCCAATCCTGACGACTTCACCAACCCGCTGACAATGTTGCTGTTGGCCATCTTGCACGGTGACGATACCACCCTACCCCAATTGAACGATTGTGCCCAGCAATGGTTGGCCAATCTCAGCCAGCGTGAAGGCTGGGCATTTTGGCAACCCAAGCGGGATGTCGAGCGCTATATTGCGCTATCACAAGCCAAACAACATCTGATCAAGGAGACTCCGCTGTGA